In a genomic window of Gloeocapsopsis dulcis:
- a CDS encoding IS1/IS1595 family N-terminal zinc-binding domain-containing protein, which yields MTVWLPVECPHCHSTEVVKHGKSVVGKQRYRCQNANCPYRTFVLTQTYPGRTREVKQQIVEMTLNGSGVRDIARVLRISPTTVIQELKKTRSPRASESEALTAAKT from the coding sequence ATGACCGTTTGGCTACCAGTTGAATGCCCGCATTGTCACAGCACAGAAGTAGTCAAACATGGTAAATCAGTAGTAGGCAAACAGCGTTATCGTTGCCAAAACGCTAATTGCCCGTATCGTACTTTTGTTTTAACTCAGACTTATCCAGGACGGACTCGAGAAGTCAAACAGCAAATTGTAGAAATGACGCTCAATGGGAGTGGAGTCAGAGATATAGCTAGAGTATTGCGTATCAGTCCCACAACAGTAATTCAGGAATTAAAAAAAACTCGTTCGCCTCGAGCAAGTGAATCAGAAGCTCTTACAGCGGCTAAAACCTGA
- a CDS encoding IS1 family transposase, with protein sequence MNQKLLQRLKPERVEVEIIRVENFQEVGIEESELDEMWSYVSKKSNPRWLWHAIDRRSRKVLAYVFGRRKVKYFYNSKNYWSHLELSAIVLMVGELMNGIYQQSYTR encoded by the coding sequence GTGAATCAGAAGCTCTTACAGCGGCTAAAACCTGAGCGCGTGGAAGTAGAGATTATCCGAGTTGAAAACTTCCAAGAAGTTGGGATTGAAGAGTCAGAGTTAGACGAGATGTGGAGTTATGTAAGCAAAAAGAGCAACCCCAGATGGCTATGGCATGCCATCGACCGCCGAAGTAGAAAAGTCTTAGCTTACGTGTTTGGTCGCCGAAAAGTCAAGTATTTCTACAACTCAAAAAACTACTGGAGCCATTTGGAATTAAGCGCTATTGTACTGATGGTTGGGGAGCTTATGAACGGCATTTACCAGCAGAGCTACACCAGGTAG
- a CDS encoding IS1 family transposase — protein sequence MKRYCTDGWGAYERHLPAELHQVGKRKTQRIEQKHLRLRTRIKRLARKTNVSYG from the coding sequence ATTAAGCGCTATTGTACTGATGGTTGGGGAGCTTATGAACGGCATTTACCAGCAGAGCTACACCAGGTAGGTAAGCGCAAAACTCAAAGGATTGAACAAAAGCACCTGAGATTAAGAACAAGAATTAAGCGATTGGCTCGTAAGACTAACGTGAGTTATGGATAA